A window of the Haloarcula litorea genome harbors these coding sequences:
- the artA gene encoding archaeosortase A codes for MNPTVLQSRLTLGGLSFDPLVYSEPLMWLVLGAFLGSALLRRYDEAWARGVAVAGWGLFGLFWLVLFPHFTFTQKSLIEGVGGLAAVPLSLYAGYLLWHGRDSIFVLTRAVGLMGIVYVPFIAIGPLRQWLVELVTAQTAFLMSLLGVDPLVVGGFSHDGLRITGKVYPYESTFWFEREDGPITYNILLACTGMGSISIFAGGILAVSAPWRRKLRALAITVPVIYGLNLLRNVFIAVSFGQQRMQFFEGTIMTLFGLTDPRMVSYYLADRILAQTGSVVVLVLITWALARELPELTVLVEELLYLVTGTEYDLAAAVDAERETVEADPAVSDD; via the coding sequence ATGAACCCGACAGTCCTACAGTCCCGTCTCACCCTCGGTGGACTGTCGTTCGATCCGCTGGTCTACTCCGAGCCGCTGATGTGGCTCGTACTCGGGGCGTTTCTGGGGAGTGCGCTCCTGCGACGGTACGACGAGGCGTGGGCACGCGGCGTCGCCGTCGCCGGCTGGGGCCTGTTCGGCCTGTTCTGGCTGGTCCTGTTCCCGCACTTCACGTTCACGCAGAAGAGTCTCATCGAGGGGGTCGGGGGCCTCGCGGCGGTGCCGCTGTCGCTGTACGCGGGCTACCTGCTCTGGCACGGCCGGGACTCCATTTTCGTCCTGACGCGCGCGGTCGGCCTGATGGGGATCGTCTACGTACCGTTCATCGCGATCGGGCCGCTCCGGCAGTGGCTGGTCGAACTGGTCACGGCACAGACCGCGTTCCTGATGTCGCTGCTCGGCGTCGACCCGCTGGTCGTCGGTGGGTTCTCCCACGACGGACTCCGGATCACCGGCAAGGTGTACCCCTACGAGAGCACGTTCTGGTTCGAGCGGGAGGACGGCCCCATCACCTACAACATCCTGCTGGCGTGTACGGGGATGGGGAGCATCTCCATCTTCGCCGGCGGTATCCTGGCGGTGTCGGCTCCGTGGCGGCGGAAACTCCGGGCGCTTGCGATCACCGTGCCGGTCATCTACGGCCTCAATCTGCTCCGGAACGTGTTCATCGCGGTGTCGTTCGGTCAACAGCGGATGCAGTTCTTCGAGGGGACCATCATGACGCTGTTCGGGTTGACGGACCCGCGGATGGTCTCGTACTACCTCGCGGACCGCATCCTCGCACAGACCGGCTCCGTGGTCGTCCTCGTCCTCATCACGTGGGCGCTCGCCCGGGAACTGCCGGAGCTGACCGTGCTGGTCGAGGAGCTACTGTACCTCGTCACCGGGACCGAGTACGACCTCGCGGCGGCGGTCGACGCCGAGCGCGAGACGGTCGAGGCGGACCCGGCGGTGTCGGACGACTGA
- the dph5 gene encoding diphthine synthase: MLTFVGLGLYDERSVTVAGRDAVRAADRVFAEFYTSRLVGTDLDTLEAYHDTTIEVRDRAGVEQDPEPILAAAEDRDVAFLTAGDTMVSTTHTDLRLRAEDRGIDTRVVHGTTAQTAAASLTGLQNYRFGKATTLPFEAAHGGDGVPDSVVRTIEDNRERDLHTLVYLDIKVDDPHWDDSDDTYLTADRAAAMLADPFPETLGVVVARAGSPDPTVAAAPLSELATRSFGDPLHLLVIPAERHPIEEEALSAIADD; encoded by the coding sequence ATGCTCACTTTCGTCGGACTCGGCCTCTACGACGAACGCTCGGTCACCGTCGCCGGCCGGGACGCCGTCCGCGCGGCCGACCGCGTGTTCGCGGAGTTCTACACCAGCCGGCTCGTCGGGACCGACCTCGACACGCTGGAGGCGTACCACGACACGACCATCGAGGTCCGGGACCGCGCCGGCGTCGAACAGGACCCGGAGCCGATCCTGGCGGCCGCCGAGGACCGGGACGTCGCGTTCCTGACCGCCGGCGACACGATGGTCTCGACGACCCACACGGACCTCCGGCTCCGGGCCGAGGACCGCGGTATCGACACCCGCGTCGTCCACGGGACGACGGCACAGACCGCCGCCGCCTCCCTGACCGGACTACAGAACTACCGCTTCGGTAAGGCGACGACGCTGCCGTTCGAGGCCGCTCACGGCGGCGACGGCGTCCCCGACAGCGTCGTCCGGACGATCGAGGACAACCGCGAGCGGGACCTCCACACGCTGGTCTACCTCGACATCAAGGTCGACGACCCCCACTGGGACGACAGCGACGACACCTACCTGACCGCCGACCGGGCCGCGGCGATGCTCGCCGACCCGTTTCCGGAGACGCTCGGCGTCGTCGTCGCCCGCGCGGGCAGCCCCGATCCGACCGTGGCGGCGGCTCCGCTGTCGGAGTTGGCCACTCGCTCGTTCGGCGACCCGTTGCACCTGCTGGTGATCCCCGCCGAACGTCACCCGATCGAGGAGGAGGCACTCTCGGCTATCGCCGACGACTGA
- a CDS encoding class I SAM-dependent methyltransferase, with protein MGVPCVRVAREDGEATRQRLAEADLVDDGYDITVADGSLYVPVTDPTAVPDAFDVVEFDAPVREGQTMPADILGVDPSYERIGDLVIIDEDDPERARTIADAIVDSDLPVEGVLNRASKIKGEQRVRDWEVLAGDTTEVVHREYGCAFELDLAAVYFSPRLATERHRVVEQVREGEHAFDMFAGVGPFVVPFAKRGATCVGTDINERAVEYLRRNAERNGVADRITAIHGDVREVAADYTGWADRVVMNLPHSADEFVETAVELAGDDCVLHYYDIQPDEDLYGPGERAVRAAAEPAYEVTVETRRTVRSYAPGEQNVVLDVRLRR; from the coding sequence ATGGGCGTCCCCTGCGTTCGCGTCGCTCGCGAGGACGGCGAGGCGACTCGGCAGCGGCTGGCCGAGGCGGACCTCGTCGACGACGGCTACGACATCACGGTCGCCGACGGGTCGCTGTACGTCCCCGTCACCGACCCGACGGCCGTCCCCGACGCGTTCGACGTGGTGGAGTTCGACGCGCCGGTCCGAGAGGGCCAGACGATGCCGGCGGACATCCTGGGGGTCGACCCCAGCTACGAGCGCATCGGGGACCTCGTCATCATCGACGAGGACGACCCAGAGCGCGCACGGACGATCGCCGACGCCATCGTCGACTCGGACCTCCCGGTCGAGGGCGTGTTGAACCGGGCGTCGAAGATCAAGGGGGAACAGCGGGTCCGCGACTGGGAGGTGCTGGCCGGCGACACGACCGAGGTCGTCCACCGGGAGTACGGCTGTGCGTTCGAACTCGATCTCGCCGCGGTGTACTTCTCGCCGCGGCTGGCGACCGAGCGCCACCGCGTCGTCGAGCAGGTGCGCGAGGGCGAGCACGCCTTCGACATGTTCGCCGGCGTCGGGCCGTTCGTCGTCCCGTTCGCGAAGCGCGGGGCCACCTGCGTCGGCACGGACATCAACGAGCGGGCCGTCGAGTACCTGCGGCGCAACGCCGAGCGCAACGGCGTCGCGGACCGGATCACCGCGATCCACGGCGACGTCCGCGAGGTGGCGGCCGACTACACGGGGTGGGCCGACCGCGTCGTGATGAACCTCCCCCACAGCGCCGACGAGTTCGTCGAGACGGCCGTCGAACTGGCCGGCGACGACTGCGTGCTCCACTACTACGACATCCAGCCCGACGAGGACCTCTACGGTCCGGGCGAGCGGGCCGTCCGCGCGGCCGCCGAACCGGCCTACGAGGTGACCGTCGAGACGCGCCGGACGGTCCGGTCGTACGCGCCGGGCGAGCAGAACGTCGTGCTGGACGTCCGACTCCGGCGGTGA
- a CDS encoding SLC13 family permease: MSWNVTENPRRVAAGLVLGIGSTALVALLPTPPGLNPAAQYALATMALAASLWVTKALPLPVTALLIPVALTGFGVYDSMERALSGFADPLIFLFIAGFMLAEALQTHNIDRRLALTLINRLGRSPRLLVLAIMVATAFMSMWVSNTATTAMMTPVALGMLAEVVGRDSSTGEVSNMRVATLLGTAYAASVGGVGTLIGTPPNVVAVAFLDRLVGVEISFAQWLVVGLPIVAVTLPLTWYVLAFRLYPPEIDSVDDAREQAATYLEEEGTLSPRGRRAAYIFAATAILWILGGLGFLFEGLLPEPWFVTLFGGDGTNVFGLEGHRGILYFVVVGLLAIPALVLSDADDWENLVDIDWGTIVLFGGGISLADALAETDATDWLATTVFDAVIGAPLVLVVLSVVVFTVLVTELSSNTATTTILAPILIGLGSVLASTLGVDPVTASVFLTVTGAIAASFAFALPVATPPNAIVFGSGHLEQRDMIRAGVVLNALMTVVLTLLLVVLFSVLWPHVLW; the protein is encoded by the coding sequence GTGAGCTGGAACGTCACCGAGAACCCCCGCCGGGTCGCGGCGGGGCTGGTCCTCGGGATCGGCAGCACTGCGCTGGTCGCGCTGCTCCCGACCCCGCCGGGGCTGAACCCGGCCGCTCAGTACGCGCTGGCGACGATGGCGCTGGCCGCGAGCCTCTGGGTGACGAAGGCGCTTCCGCTCCCGGTGACGGCGTTGCTCATCCCGGTGGCACTGACTGGCTTCGGCGTCTACGACTCGATGGAACGGGCGCTGTCGGGGTTCGCGGACCCGCTGATCTTCCTGTTCATCGCGGGCTTCATGCTGGCGGAGGCGCTCCAGACGCACAACATCGACCGGCGACTGGCGCTGACGCTCATCAACCGACTGGGGCGGTCCCCGCGGCTGCTCGTGCTGGCGATCATGGTCGCGACGGCGTTCATGTCGATGTGGGTGTCAAACACCGCGACGACGGCGATGATGACACCGGTCGCGCTCGGGATGCTCGCCGAGGTGGTCGGTCGGGACTCGTCCACCGGCGAGGTGTCGAACATGCGGGTGGCGACGCTGCTGGGGACGGCCTACGCGGCCAGCGTCGGCGGGGTCGGGACGCTCATCGGCACGCCGCCGAACGTCGTCGCCGTCGCCTTCCTGGACAGGCTGGTCGGCGTGGAGATCTCGTTCGCTCAGTGGCTCGTCGTCGGCCTCCCCATCGTCGCGGTGACGCTCCCGCTGACGTGGTACGTCCTGGCCTTCCGGCTCTACCCGCCGGAGATCGACAGCGTCGACGACGCCCGCGAACAGGCCGCGACCTACCTCGAGGAGGAGGGCACGCTCTCGCCGCGGGGACGGCGCGCAGCGTACATCTTCGCGGCGACGGCGATCCTCTGGATCCTCGGGGGGCTCGGGTTCCTGTTCGAGGGGCTGTTGCCCGAGCCGTGGTTCGTGACGCTGTTCGGCGGGGACGGGACGAACGTCTTCGGCCTGGAGGGCCACCGGGGGATCCTGTACTTCGTCGTGGTGGGACTGCTCGCCATCCCGGCACTGGTGCTGTCCGACGCCGACGACTGGGAGAACCTCGTCGACATCGACTGGGGGACGATCGTGCTGTTCGGCGGCGGCATCTCCCTGGCCGACGCGCTGGCCGAGACGGACGCGACCGACTGGCTGGCGACGACGGTGTTCGACGCGGTGATCGGCGCGCCGCTGGTCCTGGTCGTCCTCTCGGTCGTCGTGTTCACCGTCCTCGTCACCGAACTCTCCTCGAACACGGCGACGACGACGATCCTCGCGCCGATCCTCATCGGGCTCGGCAGCGTCCTCGCGAGCACGCTCGGCGTCGATCCGGTCACCGCGTCGGTGTTCCTCACGGTCACGGGCGCGATCGCGGCGAGTTTCGCCTTCGCGCTGCCGGTCGCGACCCCGCCCAACGCCATCGTCTTCGGGAGCGGCCACCTCGAACAGCGGGACATGATCCGGGCCGGAGTCGTCCTGAACGCGCTGATGACGGTGGTCCTGACCCTGTTGCTGGTGGTGCTGTTCTCGGTGTTGTGGCCGCACGTCCTCTGGTAG
- a CDS encoding amino acid ABC transporter substrate-binding protein, whose translation MTREHDRRSFIKVAGSAGALGLTGLAGCSGDGGSGGDGGDGGGDGGDGGGDGGSTGESGSGTDVITLGGSMSLTGDNADLGQLYQDAYQLTIDRINEQGGVEAGDGNTYELEMILRDDGTDASTSKSIYQELIDQEDINYLLGPYSSTVTLPASAVAAQNQLPMVEGGGASPEIFAQGNEWIFGLLPTANKYAKSYIDMCLAQDPTPESIAILAEDGTFSQSTAEGARNKIEETDLELVVDQTFPSGTSDLSTNLGRVRDQDADVLLLCAHQKHNIILANQMESQNVNVDAAMGTVGSLNESFKNEVGANGDYMYGPSSWATNADFEDPVYGSTSDFVSAIEEQFGYPPDYHSAAGEAVILTFMNAFQQVDELGPTPVRNQIRQSDFMTAYGNVAFDDSGVINKNMLVYQWQPDPGLQITYPENVAQSDPIYPMPDWSER comes from the coding sequence ATGACGCGAGAACACGACCGACGTTCGTTCATCAAGGTTGCGGGAAGCGCAGGCGCGCTCGGACTGACTGGCCTCGCCGGCTGTTCCGGAGACGGCGGCAGCGGCGGGGACGGTGGCGACGGCGGCGGCGATGGCGGCGACGGCGGCGGTGACGGCGGGTCCACCGGCGAGAGCGGGAGCGGGACAGACGTCATCACGCTGGGTGGCTCGATGAGCCTCACCGGGGACAACGCCGACCTGGGCCAGCTGTATCAGGACGCCTACCAGCTCACCATCGACCGTATCAACGAGCAGGGCGGCGTCGAGGCGGGCGACGGCAACACCTACGAACTGGAGATGATCCTCCGGGACGACGGGACCGACGCCTCGACCTCGAAGTCGATCTACCAGGAGCTGATCGACCAGGAGGACATCAACTACCTGCTGGGCCCGTACTCCAGTACGGTGACGCTGCCCGCCAGTGCGGTCGCGGCACAGAACCAGCTCCCGATGGTCGAGGGCGGCGGTGCGAGCCCGGAGATCTTCGCGCAGGGCAACGAGTGGATCTTCGGCCTGCTGCCGACGGCTAACAAGTACGCGAAGAGCTACATCGACATGTGCCTGGCGCAGGACCCGACGCCCGAGTCCATCGCCATCCTCGCGGAGGACGGCACGTTCAGTCAGTCGACGGCGGAGGGCGCACGCAACAAGATCGAGGAGACGGACCTGGAGCTCGTCGTGGACCAGACGTTCCCCTCGGGGACGTCCGACCTCTCGACCAACCTCGGGCGGGTCCGAGACCAGGACGCGGACGTCCTGCTGCTGTGTGCCCACCAGAAGCACAACATCATCCTGGCGAACCAGATGGAGAGTCAGAACGTCAACGTCGACGCCGCGATGGGCACCGTCGGCAGCCTCAACGAGTCGTTCAAGAACGAGGTCGGCGCGAACGGGGACTACATGTACGGACCGTCCTCCTGGGCGACCAACGCGGACTTCGAGGACCCGGTCTACGGCAGCACCAGCGACTTCGTCTCCGCCATCGAGGAGCAGTTCGGCTACCCGCCGGACTACCACAGCGCCGCCGGCGAGGCGGTCATCCTGACGTTCATGAACGCCTTCCAGCAGGTCGACGAACTCGGGCCGACGCCGGTCCGCAACCAGATCCGGCAGTCCGACTTCATGACCGCCTACGGCAACGTCGCCTTCGACGACAGCGGCGTCATCAACAAGAACATGCTGGTCTACCAGTGGCAGCCCGACCCGGGCCTCCAGATCACCTACCCCGAGAACGTCGCACAGTCCGATCCCATCTACCCGATGCCCGACTGGAGTGAGCGCTAA